A window of the Halopseudomonas phragmitis genome harbors these coding sequences:
- the carB gene encoding carbamoyl-phosphate synthase large subunit, with product MPKRTDIQSILILGAGPIVIGQACEFDYSGAQACKALKEEGYRVILVNSNPATIMTDPAMADATYIEPIKWQTVEKIIEKERPDAVLPTMGGQTALNCALDLEKHGVLEKYGVEMIGANADTIDKAEDRSRFDKAMKSIGLECPRSGIAHNMDEANAVLDQVGFPCIIRPSFTMGGTGGGIAYNREEFEEICTRGLDLSPTNELLIDESLIGWKEYEMEVVRDKKDNCIIVCSIENFDPMGVHTGDSITVAPAQTLTDKEYQIMRNASLAVLREIGVETGGSNVQFGICPNTGRMVVIEMNPRVSRSSALASKATGFPIAKIAAKLAVGYTLDELQNDITGGRTPASFEPSIDYVVTKIPRFAFEKFPNADARLTTQMKSVGEVMAIGRTFQESMHKALRGLEVGVVGLDPKVDPANAEVRAEVIRELTVPGADRIWYVADAFRIGMSRDEVFELTRIDPWFLIQIEDLVKDEERVKTLGLANIDRDLMYRLKRKGFSDARLAQLLAVSEKTLRSHRQKLKVQPVYKRVDTCAAEFATDTAYMYSTYEEECEANPSGRDKIMVLGGGPNRIGQGIEFDYCCVHAALAMREDGYETIMVNCNPETVSTDYDTSDRLYFEPVTLEDVLEIVRVERPKGVIVQYGGQTPLKLARALEEAGVPIIGTSPEAIDRAEDRERFQQMVERLNLRQPPNATARSEEQALALSKNIGYPLVVRPSYVLGGRAMEIVYQEDELKRYMREAVKVSNDSPVLLDHFLNCAIEVDIDAVSDGTDVVIGAIMQHIEQAGVHSGDSACSLPPYSLPANIQDQIREQVRKMALELGVVGLMNVQMAVQGETIYVIEVNPRASRTVPFVSKCIGQSLAKIAARVMAGKTLKELGFTQEVVPPYFSVKEAVFPFAKFPGVDPILGPEMKSTGEVMGVGDSFAEAYAKAQVGAGERLPTGGCAFLSVREDDKPFVAEVARDLVELGFEVVATSGTAKVIEAAGIPVRRVNKVTEGRPHIVDMIKNDQVSLVINTTEGRQSIADSYSIRRNALQHKVYSTTTLAGGQAICMALKFGPEKIVRRLQDLHAGI from the coding sequence ATGCCAAAACGTACAGACATTCAAAGCATTCTGATTCTCGGCGCCGGCCCCATCGTCATCGGCCAGGCCTGTGAGTTTGACTACTCCGGCGCTCAGGCCTGCAAGGCGCTGAAGGAAGAGGGGTACCGGGTGATCCTGGTCAACTCCAATCCGGCCACCATCATGACCGATCCGGCCATGGCTGATGCCACCTACATCGAGCCGATCAAGTGGCAGACGGTAGAGAAGATCATCGAGAAGGAGCGCCCGGATGCGGTGCTGCCGACCATGGGTGGCCAGACCGCACTGAACTGTGCGCTGGATCTGGAAAAGCACGGCGTGCTGGAGAAGTACGGTGTCGAGATGATCGGCGCCAATGCCGACACCATTGACAAGGCCGAGGACCGTTCGCGCTTCGACAAGGCCATGAAGTCCATTGGTCTGGAGTGCCCGCGCTCGGGTATCGCCCACAACATGGACGAGGCCAATGCGGTACTCGATCAGGTTGGTTTCCCGTGCATTATCCGTCCGTCCTTCACCATGGGCGGCACTGGTGGCGGGATCGCCTACAACCGCGAAGAGTTTGAAGAGATCTGCACCCGCGGTCTGGACCTGTCGCCGACCAACGAGCTGCTGATCGACGAATCGCTGATCGGCTGGAAAGAGTACGAGATGGAAGTGGTCCGCGATAAGAAGGACAACTGCATCATCGTCTGCTCGATTGAAAACTTCGATCCAATGGGTGTGCATACCGGTGACTCGATCACTGTTGCCCCGGCCCAGACCCTGACCGACAAGGAATACCAGATCATGCGCAACGCCTCGCTGGCGGTGCTGCGTGAGATTGGCGTGGAAACTGGCGGCTCCAACGTGCAGTTCGGTATCTGTCCGAACACCGGGCGGATGGTCGTGATCGAGATGAACCCGCGGGTGTCGCGCAGTTCGGCGCTGGCCTCCAAGGCCACCGGCTTCCCGATTGCCAAGATCGCCGCCAAGCTGGCGGTCGGTTACACGCTTGATGAGCTGCAAAACGACATTACCGGTGGCCGCACGCCGGCTTCGTTCGAGCCGTCGATCGACTACGTGGTCACCAAAATTCCGCGTTTCGCTTTCGAGAAGTTCCCCAACGCCGATGCCCGTCTGACCACCCAGATGAAATCCGTGGGTGAGGTCATGGCCATCGGTCGCACCTTCCAGGAGTCTATGCACAAGGCCTTGCGTGGGCTGGAAGTTGGCGTGGTGGGTCTCGATCCCAAGGTTGATCCGGCCAATGCCGAAGTACGCGCCGAAGTCATTCGTGAACTGACCGTGCCCGGCGCCGATCGGATCTGGTATGTAGCGGACGCCTTCCGCATCGGCATGAGCCGTGACGAGGTGTTCGAACTGACCCGGATTGATCCCTGGTTCCTGATCCAGATCGAGGATCTGGTCAAGGATGAAGAGCGGGTCAAGACGCTGGGGCTGGCCAACATCGATCGCGATCTGATGTATCGGCTTAAGCGCAAGGGCTTCTCCGACGCTCGTCTGGCTCAGTTGTTGGCAGTCAGCGAGAAAACCCTGCGTAGCCACCGTCAGAAGCTCAAGGTGCAACCGGTGTACAAGCGGGTCGACACCTGCGCCGCTGAGTTCGCCACCGATACCGCCTACATGTATTCGACCTACGAGGAAGAGTGCGAGGCCAATCCGAGCGGACGCGATAAGATCATGGTGTTGGGCGGTGGCCCGAACCGGATCGGTCAGGGCATTGAGTTCGATTACTGCTGTGTGCATGCCGCGCTGGCGATGCGTGAAGATGGTTACGAGACCATCATGGTCAACTGCAACCCGGAAACCGTATCGACTGACTACGACACCTCCGACCGTCTGTACTTCGAGCCGGTGACTCTGGAAGACGTGCTGGAAATTGTCCGGGTCGAGCGGCCCAAGGGTGTGATCGTCCAGTATGGCGGCCAAACCCCGCTGAAACTGGCGCGTGCGCTGGAAGAGGCCGGGGTGCCGATCATCGGCACCAGCCCCGAGGCGATCGACCGGGCCGAAGACCGTGAGCGTTTCCAGCAGATGGTTGAGCGGCTTAATCTGCGTCAGCCGCCGAATGCCACCGCGCGCAGTGAAGAGCAGGCGCTGGCACTGTCAAAGAATATCGGTTATCCGCTGGTGGTGCGCCCCTCCTACGTATTGGGTGGGCGGGCGATGGAAATCGTCTATCAGGAAGATGAGCTCAAACGCTATATGCGCGAGGCGGTCAAGGTGTCAAACGACAGCCCGGTGCTGCTCGACCACTTCCTCAACTGTGCCATCGAAGTCGATATCGATGCCGTTTCTGATGGTACCGATGTGGTGATCGGCGCGATCATGCAGCATATCGAGCAAGCTGGCGTGCACTCCGGTGACTCGGCCTGCTCGCTGCCGCCGTACTCATTGCCGGCCAATATTCAGGATCAGATCCGCGAACAGGTGCGCAAGATGGCGCTTGAGCTTGGCGTGGTTGGCCTGATGAATGTGCAGATGGCAGTGCAGGGTGAGACCATCTATGTGATCGAGGTTAATCCGCGGGCCTCGCGCACCGTGCCCTTTGTATCCAAGTGCATTGGCCAGTCGCTGGCTAAGATTGCCGCTCGGGTCATGGCCGGCAAAACCCTGAAGGAGCTGGGCTTTACCCAGGAAGTTGTACCGCCGTACTTCAGCGTCAAGGAGGCGGTGTTCCCGTTCGCCAAGTTCCCTGGTGTAGACCCGATCCTTGGCCCGGAAATGAAGTCCACCGGTGAGGTCATGGGCGTTGGCGACAGCTTTGCCGAAGCCTATGCCAAGGCTCAGGTTGGCGCTGGCGAGCGCCTGCCGACCGGCGGCTGCGCGTTCCTCAGTGTGCGCGAAGACGACAAGCCGTTTGTTGCCGAGGTGGCGCGTGACCTGGTTGAGCTGGGCTTCGAGGTTGTGGCTACCAGTGGTACCGCCAAGGTGATCGAGGCGGCCGGTATCCCGGTACGCCGGGTCAATAAGGTGACTGAGGGGCGTCCGCACATTGTCGACATGATCAAGAACGATCAGGTCAGTCTGGTGATCAATACCACCGAAGGCCGTCAGTCGATTGCCGACTCCTATTCGATTCGTCGCAACGCGCTGCAGCACAAGGTCTACTCGACCACTACCCTGGCCGGTGGCCAGGCGATCTGCATGGCGCTGAAGTTTGGTCCGGAGAAGATCGTACGTCGACTCCAGGATTTGCACGCAGGAATTTGA
- the tpiA gene encoding triose-phosphate isomerase — MRRPLVAGNWKMHGTRQSVDALLVALSQQDWPEQVELMIAPPALYIERCREALAAGPIRIGGQSCAHQAEPGALTGEISPAQLRDAGCEYVLVGHSERRTLFGESDEVVKRKFAAALACGLRPVLCVGETQAERDAGETADVIGRQLQVVLDAFGVGGLAQGVLAYEPVWAIGTGLTASPEQAQDVHAMIRARLALLDDEQARMVQIVYGGSVKADNAEALFAMPDIDGGLIGGASLNAEEFGAIARAAGRV, encoded by the coding sequence ATGCGTCGTCCGTTGGTCGCCGGAAACTGGAAAATGCACGGTACACGGCAATCCGTCGATGCGCTGCTGGTGGCTCTGTCCCAGCAGGACTGGCCTGAGCAGGTGGAGCTGATGATTGCACCGCCAGCGCTCTATATCGAGCGTTGCCGCGAAGCGCTGGCAGCCGGGCCGATCCGCATCGGTGGGCAAAGTTGTGCTCACCAGGCCGAGCCGGGTGCGTTGACCGGCGAAATATCGCCAGCTCAGCTGCGTGATGCTGGTTGTGAGTATGTGTTGGTTGGTCACTCCGAGCGCCGGACTCTGTTCGGTGAAAGCGATGAAGTGGTCAAGCGCAAGTTTGCTGCGGCACTGGCCTGCGGTCTGCGTCCAGTGCTCTGCGTCGGGGAAACCCAGGCCGAGCGCGATGCTGGTGAAACGGCTGATGTAATCGGTCGGCAGCTCCAGGTAGTGCTGGATGCCTTTGGTGTCGGTGGTCTGGCACAAGGTGTGTTGGCGTATGAGCCGGTCTGGGCCATTGGTACGGGCTTGACGGCAAGTCCTGAGCAGGCTCAGGATGTGCACGCCATGATTCGCGCGCGTCTGGCATTGCTCGATGACGAGCAGGCCCGGATGGTGCAGATTGTGTACGGCGGTAGTGTGAAGGCTGATAACGCCGAGGCGTTGTTTGCTATGCCGGATATCGATGGGGGGTTGATTGGTGGTGCCTCCCTCAACGCTGAAGAGTTTGGTGCGATCGCTCGTGCCGCGGGACGTGTGTAA
- the rimP gene encoding ribosome maturation factor RimP, which translates to MSGKQTELEAMLAPSIEALGYQCWGIEYLSQGKHTLLRVYIEHADGIDVEACATVSRQLSAVLDVEDPIANDYTLEVSSPGMDRPLFKLEQYAAYVGEQAKIRLRTPFDGRRNFQGILRGVEGDEVVIQVDDHEYLLPIDSIDKGNIIPRF; encoded by the coding sequence TTGTCCGGCAAGCAGACTGAGTTGGAGGCCATGCTGGCCCCGAGTATTGAGGCTTTGGGCTATCAATGCTGGGGTATCGAGTACCTTTCGCAGGGCAAGCATACCCTGTTGCGGGTGTACATCGAGCATGCCGATGGCATAGATGTGGAGGCCTGCGCTACGGTCAGCCGGCAGTTGAGTGCGGTATTGGATGTTGAGGATCCGATTGCTAATGACTACACCCTGGAGGTGTCGTCACCGGGGATGGATCGTCCGTTGTTCAAGCTTGAGCAGTATGCTGCCTATGTCGGTGAACAGGCAAAGATTCGCCTGCGTACTCCGTTCGATGGGCGGCGCAATTTTCAGGGCATCCTCCGCGGTGTGGAGGGTGACGAGGTGGTTATCCAGGTGGATGATCACGAGTACTTGTTGCCGATCGACTCAATCGACAAGGGCAACATCATTCCCCGGTTCTGA
- the folP gene encoding dihydropteroate synthase — protein sequence MVERPSSSRLPCGDRELDLSRVQVMGILNVTPDSFSDGGCFNHRDAALRHVERMLGEGATLIDVGGESTRPGAAPVSVAQELERVVPVVEAIKQRFDTIVSVDTSTPEVITASAAVGAGLINDVRSLTRPGALAAAVATGLPVCIMHMKGEPDVMQRSPSYDSVLDEVNAFLVERVAACVAAGIPRERLILDPGFGFGKSLDHNLQLFARMHLLQPAGLPLLVGVSRKTMIGQVLDRPVDQRLYGSLALAALAVGKGARILRVHDVAATVDAVRMAEAVQQAG from the coding sequence ATGGTTGAACGGCCTAGCAGCTCCCGGTTGCCTTGCGGCGACCGGGAGCTTGATCTTTCCCGTGTCCAGGTCATGGGCATTCTTAATGTTACTCCGGATTCGTTTTCCGACGGTGGGTGCTTCAATCACCGCGACGCCGCGCTGCGGCATGTCGAGCGGATGCTGGGCGAGGGCGCTACGCTGATTGATGTCGGTGGCGAGTCCACCCGCCCTGGTGCGGCTCCGGTCAGTGTTGCGCAGGAGTTGGAGCGGGTCGTGCCAGTGGTGGAAGCGATCAAGCAGCGCTTCGATACCATAGTTTCAGTCGATACCAGTACGCCTGAGGTGATCACTGCCAGTGCCGCAGTCGGCGCCGGGCTGATCAACGACGTGCGCTCGCTGACCCGTCCCGGAGCCTTGGCGGCGGCGGTTGCCACGGGTTTGCCGGTGTGCATCATGCATATGAAGGGGGAGCCTGATGTTATGCAGCGCTCGCCCAGCTACGATTCAGTGCTGGATGAGGTCAATGCTTTCTTGGTCGAGCGGGTGGCGGCTTGCGTGGCGGCCGGGATTCCCAGGGAGCGGCTGATCCTTGATCCGGGGTTCGGCTTTGGCAAAAGTCTGGATCATAATCTCCAATTGTTCGCCCGTATGCATCTGTTGCAGCCGGCAGGTCTGCCGCTGCTGGTCGGCGTGTCGCGCAAGACCATGATCGGGCAGGTGCTGGACCGGCCGGTTGATCAGCGTCTATATGGCAGTCTGGCTCTGGCGGCGCTGGCTGTAGGCAAGGGTGCGCGTATTCTACGTGTCCATGATGTTGCGGCCACCGTCGATGCGGTGCGAATGGCCGAGGCGGTGCAGCAGGCTGGCTGA
- the greA gene encoding transcription elongation factor GreA, translating into MKYPMTKQGAEALEVELKQLKSVVRPQLSQAIAEARELGDLKENAEYHAAREQQGMVEARIRDIEGRLSNAQVIDVTSIPHTGKVIFGTTVTIANVDTDEEVVYQIVGEDEADIKSGKISVGSPIARALIGKDEGDVVAVRTPGGVVEFEIVEVRHQ; encoded by the coding sequence ATGAAGTATCCGATGACCAAGCAGGGCGCTGAAGCCCTCGAAGTTGAACTCAAGCAGCTCAAGAGCGTGGTGCGTCCGCAGCTCAGTCAGGCGATTGCCGAGGCGCGTGAGCTGGGTGATCTCAAGGAGAACGCCGAATACCATGCTGCGCGCGAGCAGCAGGGCATGGTTGAGGCGCGCATCCGTGATATCGAGGGCCGTCTGTCCAATGCCCAGGTGATCGATGTCACCAGCATTCCGCATACCGGCAAGGTGATCTTCGGCACGACCGTGACCATTGCTAATGTCGATACCGACGAGGAAGTGGTGTACCAGATCGTTGGTGAGGATGAGGCAGACATCAAGTCCGGCAAGATCTCCGTGGGTTCGCCCATCGCTCGCGCCCTGATCGGTAAGGACGAGGGTGATGTGGTTGCTGTCAGGACGCCCGGTGGTGTGGTCGAATTCGAAATCGTCGAGGTGCGTCACCAGTGA
- the glmM gene encoding phosphoglucosamine mutase: protein MEKRYFGTDGIRGRVGSHPITPDFMLRLGWAVGMAFRNQGSCRVVIGKDTRISGYMFESALEAGLSAAGAQVQLLGPMPTPAIAYLTRTFQADAGIVISASHNPFYDNGIKFFSANGSKLPDELELEIERLVDAPLEVVESAALGKVTRVEDASGRYIEFCKSSVPTSASFKGLKLVLDCANGATYKVAPSVFRELGAEVSVIGVQPDGLNINAGVGSTDLAALRKAVLAQGADLGIAFDGDGDRVMMVDAQGREVDGDELLFIIADDLHRRDLLRGGVVGTLMSNLGLELALKERGVEFVRAKVGDRYVMAGLRERGWILGGESSGHLVCLHHTSTGDGVIAALQVLMALQRSGLTLAEACAGMSKCPQTLINVRYQPGTQSPLQDASLLAAVEAVEQRLGDSGRVLLRLSGTEPLIRVMVEGQDAAQVKAEAGLLAERVKELFAEHD, encoded by the coding sequence ATGGAAAAACGCTATTTCGGCACCGACGGCATTCGTGGCCGTGTTGGGAGCCACCCGATTACTCCCGATTTCATGCTGCGCCTGGGTTGGGCGGTTGGTATGGCGTTCCGCAACCAGGGCAGTTGCCGAGTTGTGATTGGCAAGGATACCCGGATCTCCGGGTATATGTTCGAGTCCGCATTAGAGGCTGGGTTGTCGGCGGCGGGGGCTCAGGTGCAATTGCTCGGACCGATGCCGACTCCGGCCATCGCCTATCTGACCCGCACTTTCCAGGCTGATGCCGGGATTGTCATCAGTGCCTCGCACAATCCTTTCTACGACAATGGCATCAAGTTCTTCTCGGCCAATGGCAGTAAACTGCCGGATGAGCTGGAGCTGGAAATCGAGCGACTGGTCGATGCACCGCTTGAAGTGGTTGAGTCGGCAGCCCTGGGCAAGGTGACCCGGGTCGAGGATGCGTCCGGGCGCTATATTGAATTCTGCAAAAGCAGTGTGCCCACTAGTGCCAGTTTCAAGGGCTTGAAGCTGGTCCTGGACTGCGCTAACGGGGCGACCTACAAAGTGGCGCCCAGCGTGTTTCGCGAATTGGGGGCCGAGGTCAGTGTAATCGGTGTTCAGCCTGATGGGCTGAATATCAATGCCGGGGTCGGCTCGACCGATCTGGCTGCCTTGCGCAAGGCGGTTCTGGCTCAGGGCGCTGATCTGGGGATTGCTTTTGATGGCGATGGCGACCGGGTGATGATGGTCGATGCGCAGGGCAGAGAAGTTGATGGTGATGAGTTGCTGTTCATCATTGCTGATGACCTGCATCGGCGAGACCTGCTGCGCGGAGGTGTGGTAGGGACATTGATGAGTAACCTGGGGCTGGAGCTGGCACTCAAGGAGCGAGGTGTCGAGTTTGTCCGGGCCAAAGTCGGTGATCGCTACGTCATGGCCGGGTTGCGCGAGCGTGGCTGGATTCTCGGTGGCGAGTCGTCCGGGCATCTGGTCTGCCTGCACCATACCTCAACCGGCGATGGCGTGATCGCCGCGTTGCAGGTGCTGATGGCATTGCAGCGCTCGGGGCTGACCTTGGCCGAAGCCTGCGCTGGCATGAGCAAGTGCCCGCAGACGCTGATCAATGTGCGCTATCAGCCTGGTACTCAGTCGCCGTTGCAGGATGCCTCGCTGCTGGCGGCGGTCGAGGCCGTTGAGCAGCGTCTGGGTGATAGTGGTCGAGTATTGTTGCGCCTGTCCGGTACCGAGCCGCTGATTCGGGTTATGGTCGAAGGCCAGGATGCCGCTCAGGTCAAGGCCGAGGCCGGTCTGCTGGCTGAGCGGGTGAAAGAGCTGTTTGCCGAACACGACTGA
- the rlmE gene encoding 23S rRNA (uridine(2552)-2'-O)-methyltransferase RlmE encodes MARSKTSKGWLKEHFDDPFVKKAQKDGYRSRASYKLLEIQERDRLLRPGMTVLDLGAAPGGWSQVASRVLGEKGRLIASDILPMDSIADVTFIQGDFTEDSVFEAILAAIGDQPVDLVISDMAPNMSGTPAVDQPRAMYLCELALDMATRVLRPGGDFLIKVFHGEGFDDYYRGMRGQFDKLLTRKPDASRGRSRETYLLARGFKGGDH; translated from the coding sequence GTGGCCCGATCCAAAACCAGCAAAGGCTGGCTGAAAGAGCATTTCGACGATCCTTTCGTCAAGAAGGCGCAAAAGGACGGCTATCGTTCGCGCGCCAGTTACAAACTGCTGGAAATCCAGGAGCGTGATCGCCTGCTCAGGCCAGGCATGACGGTCCTCGATCTGGGGGCGGCACCGGGTGGCTGGTCGCAGGTCGCCAGCCGGGTGCTGGGGGAGAAGGGGCGGCTGATCGCCTCTGATATTCTGCCGATGGACAGTATTGCTGATGTCACTTTCATTCAGGGTGACTTTACCGAGGATAGCGTGTTCGAAGCCATTCTGGCCGCCATTGGTGATCAGCCGGTCGACCTTGTTATTTCCGATATGGCCCCCAATATGAGTGGAACACCTGCGGTGGATCAGCCGCGCGCCATGTATCTGTGCGAGTTGGCGTTGGATATGGCTACCAGGGTGTTGCGCCCGGGCGGCGACTTTTTGATCAAGGTGTTCCATGGTGAAGGTTTTGATGATTATTACCGGGGTATGCGTGGTCAGTTTGACAAGCTGCTGACCCGCAAGCCGGATGCCTCGCGTGGTCGTTCGCGGGAAACCTACCTGCTGGCGCGTGGATTCAAGGGTGGCGATCACTGA
- the secG gene encoding preprotein translocase subunit SecG, which translates to MIETVVVVIHLLVAIALVGLVLMQQGKGAETGASFGAGASGTVFGSQGSATFLSRLTAVLATVFFVTSLGLAYYASNKASFERDAGLPSPALQTQPAPVISEDVPVLEVEGQVPQAPVSDDVPSAE; encoded by the coding sequence ATGATTGAAACCGTAGTTGTGGTTATTCACCTGCTGGTCGCCATTGCCCTGGTTGGGTTGGTGCTTATGCAGCAGGGTAAGGGTGCCGAGACCGGTGCGTCCTTTGGTGCGGGTGCGTCGGGCACCGTGTTTGGCAGCCAGGGTTCAGCTACTTTTCTGAGTCGCTTGACTGCTGTGCTGGCCACTGTATTCTTCGTCACCTCGCTGGGTCTGGCTTATTACGCCAGTAACAAGGCCAGTTTCGAGCGTGATGCCGGTCTGCCGAGTCCGGCGCTGCAAACGCAGCCGGCTCCGGTGATCAGTGAAGATGTACCTGTGCTGGAGGTGGAAGGCCAGGTTCCTCAGGCTCCAGTCTCGGATGATGTGCCGAGCGCTGAGTAA
- the ftsH gene encoding ATP-dependent zinc metalloprotease FtsH translates to MAKNLILWLIIAAVLVTVMNNFSSPSEPRTVNYTEFLELVKDRQVERVTVDGFVITGKRRDGETFKTVRPAIQDGGLIGDLLNNDVVVEGKQPEQQSIWTQLLIASFPILIIIALFMFFMRQMQGGGGGRGGPMSFGKSKARMLSEDQVKTTFADVAGCDEAKEEVSELVEFLRDPGKFQRLGGHIPRGVLMVGQPGTGKTLLAKAVAGEAKVPFFTISGSDFVEMFVGVGASRVRDMFDQAKKHAPCIIFIDEIDAVGRHRGAGLGGGHDEREQTLNQLLVEMDGFEANDGIIVVAATNRPDVLDPALLRPGRFDRQVVVGLPDVRGREQILKVHMRKVPVGDDVKPSLIARGTPGFSGADLANLVNEASLFAARANKRLVEMKEFELAKDKIMMGAERKSMVMSEKEKLNTAYHESGHAIVGRLVPEHDPVYKVSIIPRGRALGVTMFLPEEDRYSLSKRALESQICSLFGGRIAEEMTLGFDGVTTGASNDIMRATQLARNMVTKWGLSEKLGPLMYAEEEGEVFLGRSAGSQHINVSGDTAKQIDEEVRRIIDDCYTIAKRLLEENRDKLDLMAEALMKYETIDSDQIDDIMAGRPPREPKDWQGDDKAGPGAAAKSGDQAASDDAERDDGVIGDPAGEH, encoded by the coding sequence ATGGCGAAAAACCTCATTCTGTGGTTGATCATTGCCGCCGTCCTGGTCACGGTGATGAACAACTTCAGCAGTCCCAGTGAGCCGCGTACCGTAAATTACACCGAGTTCCTGGAGCTGGTTAAGGATCGCCAGGTCGAGCGGGTGACGGTTGATGGCTTTGTAATCACCGGCAAGCGGCGCGATGGTGAAACCTTCAAGACCGTGCGGCCGGCGATTCAGGACGGTGGCCTGATCGGCGACCTGCTGAACAATGATGTGGTGGTTGAGGGCAAACAGCCCGAGCAGCAGAGCATCTGGACTCAGTTGCTGATCGCCAGCTTCCCGATTTTGATCATCATCGCGCTATTCATGTTCTTCATGCGCCAGATGCAGGGCGGCGGCGGTGGCCGCGGCGGGCCGATGAGCTTCGGCAAGTCCAAGGCGCGAATGCTGTCTGAGGATCAGGTCAAGACTACCTTTGCCGATGTCGCCGGGTGTGACGAGGCCAAGGAAGAGGTCAGCGAGCTGGTTGAGTTTCTGCGTGACCCGGGCAAGTTTCAGCGCCTGGGCGGCCATATTCCGCGTGGCGTACTGATGGTCGGTCAGCCTGGTACTGGTAAAACCCTGCTGGCCAAGGCCGTCGCTGGCGAGGCCAAGGTACCGTTTTTCACCATTTCCGGTTCCGACTTCGTGGAAATGTTCGTAGGTGTCGGTGCCAGCCGGGTTCGCGACATGTTCGATCAGGCCAAGAAGCATGCGCCGTGCATTATCTTCATCGACGAGATCGATGCCGTGGGTCGCCATCGTGGTGCCGGTCTGGGTGGCGGGCATGACGAGCGAGAGCAGACCCTGAACCAGTTGCTGGTCGAGATGGATGGTTTCGAGGCCAATGACGGCATCATTGTGGTGGCTGCTACCAACCGTCCGGACGTTCTCGACCCGGCGCTGCTGCGCCCGGGCCGATTTGATCGTCAGGTGGTGGTTGGCCTGCCGGATGTGCGTGGTCGTGAGCAGATTCTCAAGGTGCACATGCGTAAGGTTCCGGTTGGCGATGACGTCAAGCCGTCACTGATTGCTCGCGGTACACCGGGTTTCTCCGGTGCCGATCTGGCCAACCTGGTCAACGAGGCTTCGCTGTTCGCGGCCCGGGCCAACAAGCGGCTGGTGGAAATGAAGGAATTCGAGTTGGCCAAGGACAAGATCATGATGGGCGCCGAGCGCAAGTCGATGGTCATGTCCGAGAAGGAGAAGCTCAATACCGCCTATCACGAGTCCGGTCACGCGATTGTTGGCCGGCTGGTGCCCGAGCATGACCCGGTTTACAAAGTGTCGATCATTCCCCGTGGCCGGGCCTTGGGTGTGACCATGTTCCTGCCCGAAGAAGATCGCTACAGCTTGTCGAAGCGGGCGCTGGAAAGTCAGATCTGCTCGCTGTTCGGTGGCCGGATTGCCGAAGAGATGACTCTGGGCTTTGATGGCGTAACCACAGGGGCCTCCAACGACATCATGCGGGCTACCCAGTTGGCTCGGAACATGGTGACCAAGTGGGGCTTGTCGGAAAAGCTCGGGCCGTTGATGTATGCAGAGGAAGAGGGTGAAGTGTTCCTCGGCCGCAGTGCTGGTAGTCAGCACATCAATGTGTCCGGTGATACGGCCAAGCAGATCGACGAGGAAGTGCGGCGTATCATTGATGACTGCTACACCATCGCCAAGCGCCTGCTGGAAGAAAATCGCGACAAGCTGGATTTGATGGCCGAAGCACTAATGAAGTACGAGACCATCGACTCTGACCAGATCGACGACATCATGGCTGGTCGGCCCCCGCGCGAGCCTAAGGACTGGCAGGGTGATGACAAGGCTGGTCCGGGCGCTGCGGCCAAGTCTGGCGATCAGGCGGCCAGCGATGACGCCGAGCGTGATGACGGTGTGATCGGCGATCCGGCGGGCGAGCACTGA
- the yhbY gene encoding ribosome assembly RNA-binding protein YhbY, with product MALSSAQKKDLKKIGHHLKPVVIVSEQGVSAGVLAELERALNDHELIKIRLSVADREAKQALISEICQQTGAELVQVIGKMAILLRRSKQPNANLSNLLRFKNA from the coding sequence ATGGCGCTCAGTTCGGCACAGAAGAAAGACCTCAAGAAGATCGGCCACCACCTCAAGCCGGTGGTAATCGTCAGTGAACAGGGCGTCAGCGCCGGCGTGCTGGCTGAACTGGAGCGCGCCCTGAACGATCACGAGCTGATCAAGATCCGCCTCAGCGTCGCCGACCGTGAAGCCAAGCAGGCGCTGATCAGCGAGATCTGCCAGCAGACCGGCGCAGAACTGGTTCAGGTCATCGGCAAAATGGCTATCCTGCTGCGCCGCAGCAAGCAACCCAACGCCAACCTGTCCAACCTGCTGCGCTTCAAGAACGCCTGA